The following proteins are encoded in a genomic region of Brachypodium distachyon strain Bd21 chromosome 1, Brachypodium_distachyon_v3.0, whole genome shotgun sequence:
- the LOC100842414 gene encoding uncharacterized protein LOC100842414: MPYSGDRRLSPPPTLSYLSPSAAPFTVARPRATPDPIPPNAPNPSPPSYPDLPTAPSLYESWVEPPSTYMDRAAAVSPAYRGFDNSDGFLISEDARNDIYPGNHFGASMQPHPFTAGSSEWMEERYPGIYQRTSKALSSEFGSSAVRQPSVLPSLFARLEKEPFSTPQPVNQYSTTYSAYDNYMTHIPSCSTYPLNYDQSMPPVVASPEVCAATKSSLPTTDGHILENPFSSPYTNPCRLNLDYFDTMQNEQKDLFGYQTAYNKHYGDWSNPNNGTRIVGNYPLGTSGVGQNYLLGDCSETGGPVHPSSEVKTGLKCMKPLGNYPLSRYGVGENYLGENSETVGSVPVQPSSEVESGLKHTGLVGNYPLSRRGAGENYLLGESSETGRPVQPSSEVKSDLKSLQASCSKVSPEHPFTHPRDLFTDSLELNNPVVDSPCWKGTPTLQQPSFDGVKNDEAPYSANGSGDLHDLQQGKKLSEFSINNSVLFPNLHDTSNPEDNPCVPYFMNYLSAFSLPSESKKVGVHCDAQPSIVEDFSGMTKSVEQGNRSDKHLSCKTRDDFGGQQSVFPVNENNGPMVLGRKIGSHIGCPIEESSKKVSSNVGAAPTALIRSLTEESLQGNTFVHKPAATLEHLCSEIPMNKGLEHLTHHNSGVEEDLRKISGDRITSRSKTRAEFIKSMYDLSAMLLSTCNGGYELEESEHALVQSVIQNLSSLSSKISKAAFKVDDVNNNCCKMNLEKVKCCGKTCQSKKFAGLDGGNIGADFKTFLIQDLAKLQEENVVSDSEDAQMLVYKNLWIEAEASVCKLKYELQLTRMKPAMKHHHQQTAAAPAVSFGEAKVSNLPKFEDSLCIGEIDDSSKHKEQNSVKESNICSATLLPQGGDEVDAAVFARLKVLKLRDESINGFHEDGSELPKETSSYDTTDVDGADMHNEVDDMVISLVEDIINKRLETSRRKGDEADGATIGALEDFMSYNNTSSLDEETNQEELESSKSKTGCAMARLEDLMCCNDEISSLSGGNAYLVQTASDDKSGQLEDGVMARLQVLKRRLDNTSSVVDVGPKVIRSDDWADLFESKESGRVAHDGLIEKTDMPDDVKCRTRSGEANGSSTVQYLGALPQESQVLSAPVEPAALHLHDEQFSHSPSEWEHVLKEDFFLPGKPLK; the protein is encoded by the exons ATGCCCtactccggcgatcgccggctctCCCCGCCCCCGACGCTCTCCTACCTCTCCCCATCCGCCGCGCCCTTCACCGTCGCCCGCCCCCGCGCCACCCCCGACCCGATCCCCCCCAACGCACCTAACCCTAGCCCTCCGTCGTACCCCGACCTCCCCACCGCGCCGTCGCTCTACGAGTCCTGGGTGGAGCCTCCGTCGACCTACATGGATCGGGCGGCCGCCGTGTCGCCCGCGTACAGAG gtttcgaTAATTCTGATGGGTTTCTGATTTCTGAAGATGCACGAAACGATATATACCCTGGGAATCATTTTGGTGCCTCCATGCAGCCTCATCCCTTCACAGCAGGCAGCTCAGAGTGGATGGAAGAGAGGTATCCTGGAATTTACCAAAGAACGTCCaaggccctctcgagtgaatTTGGATCATCAGCTGTCCGTCAGCCTTCCGTGCTTCCTAGTTTGTTTGCTCGCTTAGAGAAAGAGCCTTTTTCCACACCTCAACCTGTGAATCAGTATTCCACTACATATTCTGCTTATGATAACTACATGACACATATTCCATCATGCTCAACCTATCCATTGAATTATGACCAGTCCATGCCACCTGTTGTTGCCTCACCTGAAGTATGTGCTGCAACAAAATCATCGTTGCCGACAACAGATGGCCATATATTGGAGAATCCATTCTCCTCACCATATACAAATCCTTGCAGATTAAATCTTGATTATTTTGATACCATGCAGAATGAACAGAAAGATCTCTTTGGTTATCAGACTGCTTATAATAAACATTATGGTGACTGGAGTAACCCCAATAATGGTACAAGAATAGTGGGAAACTATCCACTTGGTACAAGTGGAGTTGGACAGAACTATCTTCTTGGCGATTGTTCTGAAACTGGGGGACCTGTGCATCCTTCATCAGAGGTGAAGACTGGTTTGAAGTGTATGAAACCACTGGGAAACTATCCACTTAGTAGATACGGGGTTGGAGAGAACTATCTAGGTGAGAATAGTGAAACTGTGGGATCTGTGCCTGTGCAGCCTTCATCAGAAGTGGAGTCTGGTTTGAAGCATACTGGATTAGTAGGAAACTATCCACTTAGTAGACGTGGAGCTGGAGAGAACTATCTTCTTGGTGAGAGTTCAGAAACTGGACGACCCGTACAGCCTTCTTCTGAGGTGAAATCAGATTTGAAGAGCTTGCAAGCATCATGTTCCAAAGTTTCTCCTGAACATCCATTTACTCATCCTCGTGATCTTTTCACCGACTCACTAGAGTTAAATAACCCTGTTGTTGATTCTCCTTGTTGGAAAGGGACACCGACCCTGCAGCAGCCATCATTTGATGGTGTGAAAAATGATGAAGCTCCTTATTCTGCTAATGGCTCAGGCGACCTCCATGATTTGCAGCAAGGCAAGAAGCTTTCTGAATTTAGTATTAATAATTCCGTGTTATTTCCCAACCTTCATGATACATCAAATCCTGAGGATAATCCTTGTGTGCCCTATTTCATGAATTATCTTTCTGCATTTAGTCTGCCTTCAGAAAGTAAAAAGGTTGGTGTTCATTGTGATGCACAACCTTCCATTGTTGAGGATTTCAGTGGCATGACTAAGTCTGTAGAACAAGGCAACAGAAGTGATAAACATTTGAGCTGTAAGACGAGAGATGATTTTGGTGGTCAACAAAGTGTTTTCCCTGTCAATGAAAACAATGGGCCTATGGTGTTAGGCAGAAAAATTGGCAGCCATATTGGCTGTCCGATTGAAGAATCTAGTAAGAAAGTTTCAAGCAATGTTGGTGCTGCTCCAACCGCACTGATTAGGAGTTTGACAGAAGAAAGCCTGCAAGGAAATACTTTTGTccataaacctgcagcaacaTTGGAACATCTGTGCTCTGAAATTCCTATGAACAAAGGTCTGGAGCATTTAACCCATCACAACTCAGGTGTTGAGGAGGACTTGAGGAAGATATCTGGAGACAGAATCACATCCAGATCTAAGACTCGAGCAGAATTTATCAAGTCAATGTACGATTTGTCAGCAATGCTTCTATCTACTTGCAATGGTGGTTATGAGTTGGAGGAATCTGAGCATGCACTTGTTCAATCCGTGATACAAAATCTCAGTTCTTTGAGTTCCAAGATAAGCAAG GCTGCATTCAAAGTTGATGATGTTAATAACAACTGCTGCAAAATGAATTTGGAAAAAGTGAAGTGCTGTGGAAAGACTTGTCAGTCCAAGAAGTTTGCTGGACTCGATGGAGGAAACATTGGCGCAGACTTCAAAACATTTCTTATACAG GATCTTGCTAAGCTGCAAGAGGAGAATGTGGTTAGTGATAGTGAAGATGCACAAATGCTGGTATATAAGAACCTATGGATTGAAGCTGAAGCTTCTGTGTGTAAACTCAAGTATGAACTCCAACTTACCCGCATGAAACCTGCAATGAAACATCACCACCAGCAAACAG CTGCAGCTCCTGCTGTTTCATTTGGAGAAGCCAAGGTCTCTAACTTGCCCAAATTTGAGGACTCTTTATGTATTGGGGAGATTGATGATTCTAGCAAACACAAAGAACAAAACAGTGTGAAAGAAAGCAATATCTGCAGCGCAACCTTGCTACCACAGGGAGGTGATGAGGTTGATGCTGCTGTCTTTGCTCGACTGAAGGTTTTGAAGCTTCGTGATGAGAGTATAAATGGCTTCCATGAGGACGGTAGTGAGCTGCCAAAGGAAACAAGTAGTTATGACACAACAGATGTTGATGGCGCCGATATGCATAATGAAGTTGATGATATGGTAATTTCTTTAGTGGAGGACATCATCAACAAGCGTCTGGAAACAAGTAGACGTAAAGGTGATGAGGCTGATGGCGCTACTATTGGTGCACTTGAAGATTTTATGAGTTATAATAATACAAGCTCATTGGATGAGGAAACAAACCAAGAGGAGCTAGAATCTAGTAAAAGCAAAACTGGTTGTGCTATGGCTAGGCTTGAAGATTTGATGTGCTGCAATGATGAGATAAGCTCATTGAGTGGGGGCAATGCTTATCTGGTACAAACCGCAAGCGACGATAAATCTGGTCAGCTTGAAGATGGCGTTATGGCCAGATTGCAAGTCCTGAAAAGACGTTTAGACAACACTAGTAGTGTTGTGGATGTTGGACCGAAAGTTATCCGTTCAGATGATTGGGCCGATCTCTTCGAAAGTAAAGAATCCGGCCGCGTAGCTCATGATGGGCTAATTGAAAAGACCGATATGCCTGATGATGTTAAATGCCGAACCAGATCTGGTGAAGCAAATGGCAGCTCTACAGTCCAGTACctgggtgcattgccacaagAGTCTCAGGTTCTCTCAGCTCCAGTGGAACCTGCAGCTCTACATTTGCATGACGAGCAGTTCAGCCACTCGCCGTCAGAATGGGAGCATGTGCTGAAGGAGGACTTTTTCCTCCCAGGAAAACCTTTGAAGTGA
- the LOC100842720 gene encoding heavy metal-associated isoprenylated plant protein 44 — protein sequence MSSNTVSSALSSFLYCCFHPGGGGHHHRAGAYYHSSHPTSANTLYYNDGVLSGRRMGRSRPLSLQTVELKVRMCCAGCERVVRHAVTRLRGVDSVEVEVEMEKVTVTGYVDRHRVLKEVRRAGKKAEFWPNPDQPLRFTTAKDYFRDEESFRQSYNYYRHGYNGDKHGHLPEPQRGSDPVSNMFNDDDVNACSIM from the exons ATGTCGTCGAACACGGTGTCGTCGGCGCTGTCGTCTTTCCTGTACTGCTGCTTCCatccaggcggcggcgggcatcACCACCGCGCCGGAGCCTACTACCACAGCAGCCACCCGACGAGCGCCAACACCTTGTACTACAACGACGGCGTGCTCTCCGGCCGCAGGATGGGCCGCAGCAGGCCGCTCTCCTTGCAG ACGGTGGAGCTGAAGGTGCGGATGTGCTGCGCGGGTTGCGAGCGCGTGGTGCGGCACGCGGTGACGAGGCTGCGGGGCGTGGACAgcgtggaggtggaggtggagatggagaaggtGACTGTGACGGGGTACGTGGACAGGCACCGGGTGCTCAAGGAGGTGCGGCGGGCCGGGAAGAAGGCCGAGTTCTGGCCCAACCCGGACCAGCCGCTCCGGTTCACCACCGCCAAGGACTACTTCCGCGACGAGGAGTCCTTCCGCCAGAGCTACAACTACTACCGCcacggctacaacggcgacaAGCACGGCCACCTCCCCGAGCCGCAGCGCGGGTCCGACCCCGTCAGCAATATGttcaacgacgacgacgtcaaCGCCTGCTCCATCATGTGA